Proteins encoded in a region of the Gammaproteobacteria bacterium genome:
- a CDS encoding peptidylprolyl isomerase has protein sequence MQFRILREPTFHFLAMAAAISLFYWLFNNSDSQPLQIDWQEVEARILVTELTQGYPATEQQKQEIENLLVDDYILVMEAYNMGLQNDARINDILAQKMRHVLSGNVIQPSEQELDAFYQQNQALYRQTARVTATELVFNDTAPLPADVARQLADGVAEQNLVSDLEPIAGILPRVTRDDLASIFNPELADQVFESTANRWIGPYLSNRGQHWLQVQQHYPARNPPLTEIIERVRLDWIGREEEARLQVEIDRLRDRYAVSIINRPS, from the coding sequence ATGCAATTCAGAATACTGCGGGAACCCACCTTTCACTTTCTCGCCATGGCGGCGGCAATCTCCTTATTTTACTGGTTATTCAATAACAGCGATTCCCAACCACTGCAGATTGACTGGCAGGAGGTCGAGGCTCGCATTCTGGTTACTGAACTCACCCAAGGCTACCCTGCCACCGAGCAACAGAAACAGGAAATTGAGAATCTGCTGGTCGATGACTACATCCTTGTCATGGAGGCCTACAATATGGGGCTTCAGAACGATGCCCGCATCAACGACATCCTGGCCCAGAAGATGCGTCATGTACTGAGCGGTAACGTGATTCAGCCCTCCGAGCAGGAGCTTGATGCATTCTATCAGCAGAACCAGGCTCTCTATCGGCAGACCGCCAGAGTGACCGCCACCGAACTGGTGTTCAATGACACCGCCCCGCTGCCCGCCGATGTCGCCAGACAGCTGGCTGATGGCGTGGCGGAACAGAATCTGGTCAGCGACCTGGAACCCATTGCGGGCATACTGCCGCGCGTCACCCGCGACGACCTCGCCAGCATTTTCAACCCAGAGTTGGCTGACCAGGTCTTCGAGTCAACGGCAAACCGCTGGATCGGCCCCTACCTCAGCAACCGGGGCCAGCATTGGCTTCAGGTACAGCAGCATTACCCAGCCCGCAACCCACCCCTGACGGAAATCATCGAGCGTGTGAGACTGGACTGGATAGGCCGGGAAGAAGAGGCCCGTCTCCAGGTAGAAATAGACCGTTTGCGAGATCGCTATGCCGTTTCCATTATCAATCGCCCTTCATAA
- the guaB gene encoding IMP dehydrogenase — MLRIAEEALTFDDVLLVPAHSTVLPKNVELTTSLTRNIVLNIPLISSAMDTVTEARLAIAMAQEGGLGVIHKSMTVERQAREVRIVKKYESVVVKDPITISPGETIRDLIDQMKENNISGLPVVDGTGLVGIVTSRDVRFEANLDAPVQSIMTPRERLVTVKEKPDMDEVKMLLHRHRIEKILVVNDAFELCGLITMKDIRKSEDFPNACKDELGRLRVAAAVGTGADTMERVDAIVEAGVDVIVVDTAHGHSQGVIDQVTRIKQKYPEIAVVGGNIATAEAARDLAAAGADAVKVGIGPGSICTTRIVTGVGIPQITAVANVVDALKDTDVCIISDGGIRFSGDIAKVLAAGAHVIMVGSLLAGSEEAPGEVELYQGRSYKAYRGMGSMGAMSGSQGSSDRYFQDAGSGAEKLVPEGIEGRVPYKGSMSAIVHQLMGGLRSSMGYTGCATIQEMRTKPQFVKITASGMSESHVHDVSITKEAPNYRVS, encoded by the coding sequence ATGTTACGTATAGCTGAAGAAGCCCTAACATTCGATGATGTTTTGCTTGTGCCCGCTCACTCCACGGTTCTGCCCAAGAACGTCGAGCTGACCACCTCCCTGACCCGAAACATAGTGCTGAACATTCCACTGATTTCGTCCGCTATGGACACAGTGACCGAAGCGCGTCTGGCGATTGCCATGGCTCAGGAAGGTGGACTGGGTGTCATTCATAAAAGTATGACCGTGGAGCGTCAGGCCCGGGAAGTACGCATCGTCAAAAAATACGAAAGCGTGGTGGTTAAGGACCCCATAACCATCTCCCCGGGGGAAACGATCCGGGATCTCATCGATCAGATGAAGGAAAACAACATTTCCGGATTGCCGGTCGTCGACGGCACCGGCCTGGTGGGCATCGTGACCAGCCGGGATGTGCGTTTTGAGGCTAACCTCGACGCCCCGGTCCAATCGATCATGACACCGCGGGAGCGTCTGGTAACCGTTAAAGAAAAACCCGATATGGATGAAGTGAAGATGCTGCTGCATCGACACCGTATCGAGAAAATTCTGGTGGTTAATGACGCCTTCGAGCTGTGTGGTCTGATCACCATGAAGGACATACGCAAGTCCGAAGATTTCCCCAACGCCTGCAAAGATGAGCTGGGTCGCCTTCGGGTGGCGGCGGCGGTGGGCACCGGGGCGGATACCATGGAGCGGGTCGACGCCATCGTTGAAGCGGGTGTGGATGTCATTGTGGTCGACACGGCACACGGGCACTCACAGGGTGTCATAGACCAAGTTACCCGCATCAAGCAGAAGTATCCGGAGATCGCAGTGGTAGGCGGCAATATAGCCACGGCGGAGGCGGCCCGGGATCTGGCGGCGGCCGGAGCCGATGCGGTAAAGGTGGGTATTGGGCCAGGCTCTATCTGCACCACACGTATAGTGACCGGCGTCGGTATTCCTCAGATTACAGCAGTGGCTAATGTGGTTGATGCTTTGAAGGATACGGATGTCTGTATCATTTCTGATGGGGGTATCAGATTTTCCGGCGATATCGCCAAGGTGCTGGCGGCCGGCGCACACGTGATTATGGTTGGCAGCTTGCTGGCAGGATCGGAAGAGGCTCCCGGTGAAGTCGAACTGTACCAGGGGCGGAGTTACAAGGCCTATCGTGGCATGGGGTCCATGGGTGCCATGTCCGGCTCCCAGGGTTCCAGTGATCGTTACTTTCAGGATGCGGGTTCTGGCGCTGAAAAGCTGGTACCGGAAGGTATCGAGGGGCGGGTTCCCTACAAGGGCAGTATGTCAGCCATTGTCCATCAGTTGATGGGCGGCCTGCGATCATCCATGGGGTACACCGGATGTGCCACTATCCAGGAGATGCGTACCAAACCCCAGTTTGTGAAAATAACGGCGTCCGGGATGAGTGAAAGCCACGTGCACGACGTATCCATCACCAAGGAAGCACCTAATTACCGGGTTAGTTAA
- a CDS encoding NUDIX hydrolase: MKFCHHCGGTILQRIPEGDDKLRYCCTSCDVIFYQNPKNIVGTLPVFEDRVLLCKRAIEPRRGKWTLPAGFMENGETTLDGAIRETAEEAGAKVRVQENNLYTLFNLPYINQVYLFFRAELLDLNFAPGVESLEVELFREDQIPWDEIAFPVVRSTLEHYFIDRTSNRFPVRMFDVHYDGNRGINTRLVSHSHSDD, translated from the coding sequence ATGAAATTTTGCCATCACTGCGGCGGCACAATACTGCAGCGCATTCCCGAAGGCGATGACAAGCTCCGTTATTGCTGCACAAGCTGCGATGTGATTTTTTACCAGAATCCCAAGAACATCGTTGGCACACTGCCTGTATTCGAGGATCGCGTGCTGTTGTGTAAACGCGCGATTGAGCCCCGCCGCGGTAAATGGACTTTGCCGGCCGGATTCATGGAAAACGGGGAGACCACGCTGGACGGCGCGATACGGGAAACTGCCGAAGAGGCAGGAGCAAAGGTGCGGGTGCAGGAAAACAACCTCTACACGCTTTTCAACCTGCCCTATATCAACCAGGTCTACCTGTTCTTTCGCGCCGAACTGCTGGATCTGAACTTCGCTCCCGGGGTGGAATCTCTGGAAGTGGAGTTATTTCGTGAGGACCAGATACCCTGGGACGAGATTGCTTTCCCGGTGGTGCGCAGCACGCTGGAACACTACTTTATTGACCGGACTTCAAATCGGTTTCCGGTCCGCATGTTTGATGTCCACTACGACGGCAACCGGGGGATAAACACGCGCCTGGTCAGCCATAGCCACAGTGACGACTAG
- the tadA gene encoding tRNA adenosine(34) deaminase TadA, whose translation MTDTAIDPVNHDYWMARAIKLAGLAAELGEVPVGAVLVSAGEVVGEGFNQPISSHDPTAHAEIVAIRAAARNLQNYRLPDTTLYVTIEPCTMCVGAIMHARVGTVVFGAREPRAGSVVSQRALREDTYFNHRIEVIEGVSRDCCAALLQDFFRVRRGLVPASVARAGSDPGESESSS comes from the coding sequence ATGACCGACACAGCAATAGATCCAGTTAATCATGACTATTGGATGGCCCGCGCCATCAAGCTGGCCGGCCTGGCTGCAGAGCTGGGTGAGGTTCCGGTCGGGGCTGTGCTGGTCTCTGCAGGCGAAGTTGTTGGTGAAGGATTCAATCAACCAATAAGCAGCCACGATCCAACGGCACATGCAGAGATAGTCGCCATCAGGGCGGCGGCCCGCAATCTGCAAAACTACCGTCTTCCGGATACCACTCTCTATGTCACCATCGAACCCTGCACCATGTGTGTCGGGGCCATCATGCATGCGCGCGTCGGTACGGTGGTGTTCGGTGCCCGTGAACCTCGTGCCGGCAGTGTGGTAAGTCAGAGAGCACTGCGGGAAGACACGTATTTCAATCACCGGATCGAAGTCATCGAAGGGGTGAGTCGTGACTGCTGTGCTGCGCTGCTGCAGGACTTTTTTCGTGTCCGACGTGGCCTGGTTCCTGCGTCAGTTGCCAGAGCTGGCTCTGACCCCGGTGAATCAGAGTCGTCATCGTGA
- the purL gene encoding phosphoribosylformylglycinamidine synthase — protein MLLMYGVPALSAFKKSKLLANLQAIIPAINAVHDRYVHFVAVEETLDAHEMAKLQALLDYGPDRSATLPPPEGGADEGRQVRLVVPRPGTLSPWSSKATEILHNCGLTRIRRVERGITYEIVSSRQLSMTERVLLDDQLHDRMTQAVLDQPEQGALLFQDSQPRPLEFVDILGVGRAALQEANELMGLALAPDEVDYLFDSFSQLARNPSDVELMMFAQANSEHCRHKIFNASWTLDGKPRDHSLFAMIRNTHKQAPKGVLSAYADNAAVMSGPVAGRFFPDPGNRQYGFHQEPVHILMKVETHNHPTAIAPFPGASTGSGGEIRDEGATGRGARPKAGLTGFSVSNLHLPGLPRPWEQNFGKPGHIASALNIMIEAPLGGAAFNNEFGRPNLCGYFRTFEEQVTGADGRPEVRGYHKPIMIAGGYGNIRPEHVEKGAVEVGARLIVLGGPAMLIGLGGGAASSMAAGASSEALDFASVQRDNPEMERRCQEVIDRCWQLGDDNPIKFIHDVGAGGLSNALPELVKDAGRGGSFRLRDIPSAEAQLSPLEIWCNEAQERYVLAVADNSLKQFEAICVRERCPFAVVGEATDEQWIRLQDSHFGNNPIDLPMNVLFGKPPRMHRQAVSLQRQYSAPDLENIDLGEALQRVLQLPSVASKSFLITIGDRSITGQVARDQMVGPWQVPVADAAVTTSSFDVYRGEAMAMGERTPIAVLDAPASGRMAIGEAITNIASAPIAELGDIKLSANWMVAAGHGEEDANLYRTVEAVGMELCPQLGICIPVGKDSMSMRTVWQQDGTERSNTAPLSLIVSAFAPVTDVRKTSTPQLRVDGEKTALLLVDLGRGKNRLGGSALEQVYRRLGSAPADLDNPADLSAFFSLVQRLRAEGRLLAYHDRSDGGLLTSLVEMAFASHCGLNIKLPQAGEKGQVLASLFSEELGAVLQVKSEDLESVHKFAEELGLADCVHSLGVVSADDRIIVRNHSGVLLNESRVDLQRIWSETSYRIQALRDNEACAIEEYDSILDAEDPGLAVALTFDPDADTTAPFINRGVQPRVAVLREQGVNGQVEMAAAFHRARFNAVDLHMTDLASGQAHLKEFDLLVACGGFSYGDVLGAGGGWAKSILFNEQLRAQFEGFFQRDNTLTLGICNGCQMISLLHELIPGADGWPRFVRNRSEQFEARFIGVRVAESASVFLKGMSGSMFPIAVAHGEGCARFDQEEGHDSLLASGRVPLQYVDNRGQITARYPFNPNGSPAGIAGATSRDGRVTIMMPHPERVFRATQNSWHPDDWQEDAPALRLFRNGRSWFG, from the coding sequence ATGCTTCTGATGTACGGAGTTCCCGCTCTTTCAGCATTTAAAAAGTCGAAACTGCTCGCAAATCTGCAAGCCATCATCCCGGCAATAAACGCGGTTCATGATCGCTATGTGCATTTTGTAGCGGTTGAGGAGACTCTTGACGCGCACGAGATGGCGAAGCTCCAGGCCCTGCTTGATTACGGGCCGGATAGGTCAGCGACGCTGCCGCCTCCGGAGGGTGGGGCCGATGAAGGTCGACAGGTCAGGCTTGTTGTTCCCAGGCCTGGGACCCTGTCGCCATGGTCCAGTAAGGCGACTGAGATTCTGCATAACTGCGGTTTGACCCGAATCAGGCGCGTAGAGCGGGGCATCACTTACGAAATAGTCAGCAGCAGGCAATTATCCATGACAGAGAGGGTGCTGCTGGACGACCAATTACACGACCGGATGACCCAGGCCGTGCTGGATCAACCTGAGCAGGGGGCCTTGCTGTTTCAGGATTCTCAGCCGCGACCACTAGAGTTTGTCGATATTCTTGGCGTGGGCAGGGCGGCGCTGCAGGAAGCCAATGAGCTGATGGGGCTGGCGCTGGCGCCTGATGAAGTGGACTATCTGTTCGACAGTTTCAGTCAGCTGGCACGCAATCCCAGTGACGTGGAGCTGATGATGTTTGCCCAGGCCAATTCGGAGCACTGCCGACACAAAATATTCAATGCCAGTTGGACCCTGGACGGCAAACCCCGGGATCACAGCCTGTTCGCGATGATTCGCAACACCCATAAGCAGGCGCCGAAGGGCGTCCTGTCGGCTTATGCAGACAATGCCGCGGTAATGAGCGGGCCTGTTGCCGGGCGGTTTTTCCCGGATCCGGGCAATCGCCAGTACGGCTTCCACCAGGAGCCGGTACATATACTGATGAAGGTCGAGACCCATAATCATCCCACGGCCATTGCGCCATTTCCCGGTGCCTCGACGGGGTCTGGCGGAGAGATTCGCGATGAGGGGGCCACCGGCCGCGGTGCCAGGCCGAAGGCTGGATTGACAGGGTTCAGTGTTTCAAACCTGCATTTGCCCGGTCTGCCGCGCCCCTGGGAGCAGAATTTTGGCAAGCCTGGCCATATTGCCTCGGCGCTGAATATTATGATCGAAGCTCCGCTTGGTGGAGCGGCTTTTAACAACGAATTTGGTCGGCCTAATCTGTGTGGCTATTTCAGGACGTTTGAAGAGCAGGTAACGGGCGCAGACGGTAGACCCGAAGTGCGCGGATATCACAAGCCCATCATGATCGCTGGCGGCTATGGCAACATCCGCCCTGAGCATGTTGAAAAAGGGGCTGTGGAGGTCGGTGCCCGACTGATCGTGCTGGGCGGACCGGCTATGCTGATCGGCCTCGGCGGCGGAGCTGCCAGTTCCATGGCCGCCGGCGCCAGCAGCGAGGCCCTTGATTTTGCCTCGGTTCAGCGGGACAACCCGGAAATGGAACGACGTTGCCAGGAAGTGATCGACCGGTGCTGGCAACTGGGTGACGACAATCCCATCAAGTTTATCCACGATGTGGGCGCCGGTGGACTTTCCAATGCCCTGCCGGAACTGGTGAAGGATGCCGGTCGTGGCGGCAGTTTCCGACTGCGGGATATCCCCAGCGCCGAAGCACAGCTGTCGCCTTTGGAGATATGGTGTAACGAAGCCCAGGAGCGCTACGTACTGGCTGTGGCCGATAACAGTCTCAAGCAGTTTGAGGCGATATGTGTCCGGGAGCGCTGTCCCTTTGCGGTGGTGGGCGAAGCGACCGATGAACAGTGGATTCGCCTGCAGGATTCCCATTTTGGCAACAATCCCATTGACCTGCCGATGAACGTGCTGTTCGGTAAACCGCCCAGGATGCACCGGCAGGCGGTTTCACTCCAGCGGCAGTACAGTGCGCCGGATCTCGAAAACATCGACCTTGGCGAAGCGCTGCAGCGGGTATTGCAGCTGCCGAGCGTGGCCAGCAAAAGCTTTCTGATTACTATCGGCGACCGGTCCATTACCGGGCAGGTGGCCCGTGACCAGATGGTTGGTCCCTGGCAGGTGCCGGTGGCAGACGCCGCCGTTACCACCAGCAGCTTTGATGTTTATCGGGGCGAGGCGATGGCGATGGGCGAGCGTACCCCTATCGCCGTACTCGACGCGCCGGCATCAGGGCGCATGGCGATAGGCGAAGCCATTACCAACATAGCCAGTGCGCCGATCGCGGAACTGGGTGATATCAAATTGTCTGCCAACTGGATGGTGGCAGCGGGTCATGGTGAAGAGGATGCCAACCTGTATCGGACTGTGGAGGCGGTAGGGATGGAACTCTGCCCGCAACTGGGAATCTGCATTCCGGTTGGCAAGGATTCGATGTCGATGCGCACGGTCTGGCAGCAGGACGGCACCGAGCGCAGTAACACGGCGCCGCTGTCACTGATTGTATCGGCTTTTGCGCCGGTCACTGACGTACGCAAGACCTCTACGCCACAGCTACGAGTGGACGGGGAAAAGACTGCTCTGCTGCTGGTGGATCTGGGGCGGGGCAAAAACCGGCTGGGCGGATCTGCTCTCGAACAGGTCTACCGACGCCTGGGTTCGGCGCCGGCAGACCTGGACAACCCGGCGGATCTGAGCGCGTTTTTCAGTCTGGTGCAGCGGTTGCGCGCGGAGGGCAGGCTGCTGGCTTACCACGACAGATCGGATGGTGGCCTGCTGACCAGCCTGGTGGAAATGGCTTTTGCCTCCCATTGCGGTCTCAATATCAAACTGCCGCAGGCTGGAGAAAAGGGCCAGGTTCTGGCGAGTCTGTTCAGTGAGGAGCTGGGCGCTGTGCTGCAGGTAAAAAGTGAAGACCTGGAAAGCGTGCATAAGTTCGCCGAGGAACTGGGTCTGGCTGACTGTGTGCACTCTCTGGGTGTTGTCAGTGCCGATGATCGGATTATCGTGCGCAATCACTCCGGAGTATTGCTCAACGAGAGTCGCGTAGACCTGCAGCGGATCTGGTCTGAAACCAGCTACAGAATTCAGGCGCTGCGTGACAACGAAGCGTGCGCCATCGAAGAGTACGACAGCATTCTGGATGCAGAGGATCCTGGCCTGGCGGTGGCGTTGACCTTCGACCCCGATGCTGACACGACAGCGCCTTTCATTAACCGGGGGGTGCAGCCCCGTGTCGCGGTGCTGCGTGAGCAGGGGGTCAACGGACAGGTCGAGATGGCGGCCGCGTTTCATCGGGCCCGGTTCAATGCTGTCGATCTCCATATGACTGACCTGGCCAGCGGACAGGCACACCTGAAAGAGTTTGATCTGCTGGTTGCCTGCGGCGGTTTTTCCTATGGCGATGTATTGGGCGCCGGAGGTGGATGGGCGAAATCCATTCTTTTCAACGAACAGCTGCGGGCGCAGTTTGAAGGGTTTTTTCAACGGGACAATACGCTGACGCTGGGGATCTGTAACGGCTGCCAGATGATTTCCCTGCTGCATGAATTGATCCCGGGCGCTGATGGCTGGCCGCGCTTTGTCAGAAATCGGTCTGAGCAGTTCGAGGCGCGCTTTATTGGCGTTCGGGTTGCGGAATCAGCCTCGGTATTTCTCAAAGGGATGTCCGGCTCGATGTTCCCGATTGCTGTCGCCCATGGCGAGGGTTGTGCCCGGTTTGATCAGGAGGAGGGGCACGACAGTCTGCTGGCCAGTGGCAGGGTGCCACTGCAGTACGTGGACAATCGCGGGCAAATCACGGCACGTTACCCATTCAACCCTAACGGTTCACCGGCGGGGATTGCCGGAGCAACCAGTCGTGATGGCCGGGTAACGATCATGATGCCGCACCCGGAACGGGTATTCCGCGCAACTCAGAATTCCTGGCATCCGGACGACTGGCAGGAGGATGCGCCTGCCCTGCGACTGTTCCGGAACGGACGTAGCTGGTTCGGCTAG
- the guaA gene encoding glutamine-hydrolyzing GMP synthase gives MSATNIHSQKILILDFGSQYTQLIARRIRESGVYCEIWDYACEQERVEEFNPQGIIFSGGPETATLQDSPRAPAFLFEAGTPILGICYGLQTMAEQLGGRVQPSDKSEFGYAEVGITRPGSLFEGIEDRVSGAGIAQLDVWMSHGDKVVEVPEGFEIIAATESAPVAAMADESRHFYGLQFHPEVTHTLQGQRILDRFVRDICGCEGLWTSASIIQDAVERVRAAVGSDTVLLGLSGGVDSSVVAALLHKAIGDQLTCVFVDNGLLRLEEGEQVMATFQKNMGVKVIRANAQERFFNNLRGVADPEQKRKVIGNTFIDVFDEEASRLNNVRWLAQGTIYPDVIESAGSKTGKAHVIKSHHNVGGLPDDMNLKLLEPLRELFKDEVRKIGLELGLPYEMVYRHPFPGPGLGVRVLGEVKEEYCEILRRADAIFIEELHKADYYNKVSQAFAVFLPVKSVGVVGDARRYSYVINLRAVETIDFMTARWARLPYELLETVSSRIINEIKEVSRVGYDISSKPPATIEWE, from the coding sequence ATGTCCGCAACCAACATTCATAGCCAGAAAATTCTGATACTTGATTTCGGGTCCCAATACACTCAGCTCATCGCCAGACGCATTCGTGAATCAGGCGTTTACTGTGAAATCTGGGATTATGCCTGCGAGCAGGAGCGAGTGGAGGAGTTCAATCCTCAGGGGATTATATTTTCCGGTGGTCCGGAAACCGCCACCTTGCAGGATTCCCCGAGGGCGCCCGCCTTTCTTTTTGAGGCCGGTACGCCAATACTGGGCATTTGCTATGGACTGCAGACCATGGCGGAGCAGCTGGGGGGCAGGGTGCAGCCTTCCGACAAATCGGAGTTCGGCTATGCCGAGGTGGGAATCACCCGCCCCGGGAGTCTGTTCGAGGGAATCGAAGACCGCGTCAGCGGAGCAGGCATTGCGCAGCTTGATGTCTGGATGAGTCATGGCGACAAGGTTGTCGAGGTACCGGAAGGTTTTGAAATTATCGCCGCCACCGAGAGTGCCCCGGTGGCCGCCATGGCGGATGAGTCGCGCCACTTTTACGGTCTGCAGTTCCACCCCGAGGTCACGCATACGCTCCAGGGCCAGAGGATTCTTGATCGGTTTGTGCGGGATATCTGTGGCTGTGAGGGGCTCTGGACGTCGGCGAGTATCATCCAGGACGCTGTCGAACGGGTGCGCGCGGCTGTAGGTAGCGATACAGTGCTGCTTGGGCTGTCTGGCGGAGTTGATTCCTCGGTCGTGGCAGCCCTGCTGCACAAGGCCATCGGTGATCAGTTGACCTGTGTTTTTGTTGACAACGGTCTGTTGCGCCTGGAGGAGGGGGAGCAGGTCATGGCCACCTTTCAGAAAAATATGGGGGTCAAGGTTATCCGGGCGAATGCCCAGGAGCGCTTCTTCAACAACTTGCGCGGCGTAGCTGATCCGGAACAGAAACGAAAAGTTATCGGCAATACCTTCATTGACGTGTTTGATGAAGAGGCGTCCAGATTAAATAATGTTCGCTGGCTGGCCCAGGGCACCATTTACCCGGACGTGATTGAATCGGCCGGCTCCAAGACCGGCAAGGCCCATGTGATCAAGTCCCACCACAATGTGGGTGGTCTGCCTGACGACATGAATCTGAAGTTACTGGAGCCTTTACGTGAACTGTTCAAGGATGAAGTCCGCAAGATCGGACTCGAACTCGGCCTGCCCTACGAGATGGTGTACCGCCATCCCTTTCCGGGGCCGGGGCTCGGTGTTCGGGTTCTGGGAGAGGTCAAGGAAGAGTATTGTGAGATCCTCCGCCGCGCTGATGCGATTTTCATCGAGGAACTGCATAAAGCGGATTATTACAACAAGGTCAGCCAGGCGTTCGCCGTGTTTTTACCGGTAAAGTCCGTGGGCGTGGTTGGCGATGCGCGGCGCTATTCCTACGTGATCAACCTGAGAGCTGTTGAAACGATAGATTTCATGACCGCCCGCTGGGCGCGGCTCCCCTACGAATTACTGGAAACCGTATCAAGCCGCATCATCAACGAAATCAAAGAAGTGTCCCGGGTCGGTTATGACATCAGCTCCAAACCGCCTGCGACTATAGAGTGGGAATGA
- a CDS encoding TMEM175 family protein → MEPLSKEFLATCRVDDGRLLRGESMTRIETFVDAAFAFAFTMLVISIDEIPRSPQELLELSRDIPAFVISATIIGSVWLSHATWSRTFGLQDRLTIYLSLALVMLMLIFVYPIKLVIQASVLYLSGGLLGIQLPDMTWEGVRSLFLFVAIGLITLSIIIIALYQNALQHRRELCLNDFELYFCRRMSLTWLVVLITGVVSIVLALLFEEEELVWSAYIYFSLFITIPLADFRYGRNDPRGKQ, encoded by the coding sequence GTGGAGCCACTATCCAAGGAATTTCTCGCCACCTGCCGTGTAGACGACGGGCGGCTGTTGCGGGGGGAAAGCATGACCCGCATCGAAACCTTTGTCGACGCTGCCTTTGCCTTTGCGTTTACCATGCTGGTAATCAGTATCGACGAGATACCCCGCAGTCCCCAGGAACTGTTGGAATTGTCCCGGGATATACCCGCGTTTGTTATCAGTGCCACGATCATCGGCTCCGTCTGGCTATCCCATGCCACCTGGAGCCGTACCTTTGGCCTGCAGGACCGGCTGACGATTTATCTCAGTCTTGCCCTGGTCATGCTGATGTTGATTTTCGTCTATCCGATCAAGCTTGTCATTCAGGCTTCGGTCCTCTATCTGAGCGGTGGCCTGCTGGGTATTCAGCTGCCTGACATGACCTGGGAGGGTGTGCGCAGCCTGTTTCTGTTCGTGGCCATCGGGCTTATCACGTTATCGATTATCATCATAGCGCTGTATCAGAATGCCCTGCAGCATCGGCGGGAGCTTTGCCTTAACGATTTCGAGCTGTATTTCTGCCGGCGTATGAGTCTCACCTGGCTGGTCGTTCTGATTACCGGCGTGGTATCGATCGTTCTGGCGCTGCTCTTCGAGGAAGAGGAATTAGTCTGGTCCGCATACATTTATTTCAGCCTGTTCATTACTATCCCCCTGGCCGACTTTCGCTATGGGCGCAACGATCCGCGCGGCAAGCAGTAA
- a CDS encoding NGG1p interacting factor NIF3 — MTQLYRIEFYVPETHLEVVKEALFAAGAGRVGDYEKCAWQTRGAGQFKPGDNSSPFIGSAGELETVVEFKVELVCAEERLEAAVTAMKAAHPYEEPAYAVLRLESGVGITAGER; from the coding sequence ATGACGCAACTCTACCGGATCGAGTTTTATGTTCCCGAGACCCATCTTGAAGTGGTCAAGGAAGCGTTGTTTGCTGCCGGGGCGGGCCGGGTAGGCGACTACGAAAAGTGTGCCTGGCAGACCCGTGGTGCTGGCCAGTTCAAGCCCGGGGACAACAGCTCGCCGTTCATCGGTTCGGCAGGGGAGCTGGAAACCGTGGTGGAGTTCAAGGTCGAACTGGTGTGTGCCGAAGAGCGGCTGGAAGCCGCCGTGACCGCCATGAAGGCCGCGCACCCTTACGAAGAGCCCGCCTATGCGGTACTGAGGCTTGAATCCGGAGTGGGCATCACCGCAGGCGAGAGATAA
- a CDS encoding PspC domain-containing protein, which yields MSSQPNNLRINHAERKFLGVCAGIADYLDMPVVLVRIIFIISILTWPTLILAYFALYFWLDRNLSTEKVTDWLSGSTPTRHLKNLDYRRPLYRNRRNRIVAGVCSGIADYLEVRPVLVRGAAVLAAFVLGPYALLGYAVCWFVMEPNPAPRYGRQGHRSHRSKKRYSRRNSRKGFSSSRINIPDDDELDDMADEAYAEAMADSDPVFDERDLDGPEDGHAGTKEGSRFGLYSDSVTAKREHYRKARKARQSSSRHSYNEKSMEECADTYYALENRLRELEAFITSKKFRLHCEISRI from the coding sequence ATGAGCAGCCAGCCCAACAATCTAAGAATTAATCACGCGGAACGCAAGTTCCTCGGCGTATGCGCCGGCATCGCCGACTACCTGGACATGCCTGTGGTGCTGGTGAGGATCATCTTCATCATCAGCATCCTGACCTGGCCTACCCTGATTCTTGCCTATTTCGCCCTGTATTTCTGGCTCGACCGGAATCTCAGCACGGAAAAAGTGACCGACTGGCTGAGCGGCAGCACCCCGACCAGGCACTTGAAGAATCTGGATTATCGTCGCCCACTGTACCGTAACAGGCGCAATCGGATAGTGGCCGGGGTCTGCAGCGGTATTGCCGATTACCTGGAAGTCAGGCCGGTACTGGTTCGCGGAGCAGCGGTTCTGGCCGCGTTTGTACTGGGTCCGTATGCGCTGCTGGGCTATGCCGTTTGCTGGTTTGTCATGGAACCTAATCCCGCCCCCCGCTACGGCAGACAGGGGCACCGCTCTCACCGCAGTAAAAAGCGGTATAGCCGGCGCAATTCCCGCAAGGGGTTCTCTTCCAGTCGCATCAATATCCCCGATGACGATGAACTCGACGACATGGCCGATGAAGCCTATGCCGAAGCAATGGCAGACAGTGATCCGGTCTTTGACGAGAGAGATCTGGATGGACCTGAGGACGGGCATGCGGGTACGAAAGAGGGATCGCGCTTTGGTCTCTATTCCGATTCCGTGACCGCCAAGCGGGAACATTACCGCAAAGCCAGGAAGGCGCGACAATCCAGCAGCCGCCATTCCTACAACGAAAAATCCATGGAAGAGTGCGCAGACACCTACTATGCGCTGGAGAATCGCCTGCGGGAACTGGAAGCCTTTATCACCTCAAAGAAGTTCCGCCTGCACTGCGAAATAAGCCGCATCTGA